A single region of the Kineosporiaceae bacterium SCSIO 59966 genome encodes:
- the ruvX gene encoding Holliday junction resolvase RuvX — protein MTAEGFRRGVRLGVDVGSVRVGLAACDPGGTIASPVETLRRDPRGGSDVERIVTEARERDVIEVVVGHPTSLSGRQGAAAQAARDYAVALARRLAPVPVRLVDERLSTVSAHRALHDAGIRGRRHRAVVDQVAAVTVLQTALDAERASGRPPGSLVEPGTEPDDPAGTAKGNAPG, from the coding sequence GTGACCGCGGAGGGGTTCCGCCGCGGCGTCCGGCTCGGCGTCGACGTGGGGTCGGTGCGGGTCGGGCTGGCCGCGTGCGACCCCGGCGGGACCATCGCCTCCCCGGTGGAGACGCTCCGCCGGGACCCGCGCGGCGGCTCGGACGTCGAACGGATCGTCACCGAGGCCCGGGAGCGGGACGTCATCGAGGTCGTCGTCGGCCACCCGACGTCGCTGTCCGGACGACAGGGGGCTGCGGCACAGGCGGCTCGTGACTACGCTGTGGCGCTGGCTCGACGGTTGGCGCCCGTGCCGGTGCGTCTGGTCGACGAGCGGCTCAGCACGGTCAGCGCCCACCGGGCGCTGCACGACGCTGGGATCAGGGGGCGCAGGCACCGGGCGGTCGTCGACCAGGTGGCGGCCGTGACGGTCCTGCAGACCGCCCTCGACGCGGAACGGGCGTCGGGGCGGCCGCCCGGTTCGCTGGTGGAGCCGGGGACCGAGCCGGACGACCCGGCCGGGACTGCGAAGGGGAACGCGCCCGGATGA
- a CDS encoding shikimate dehydrogenase, with protein sequence MRTTPETGGPGRGRRRAAVLGHPVAHSLSPALHRAAYAALGLDWTYDAVDVDVPDLPRFVRGLDDSWAGLSLTMPLKQAVVPLCSQLSPLAEALGVVNTVTFAADRSLVGDNTDVEGIVVALRSAGVLPVTSAVVVGGGATAVSAVAALGELGCSSTALLVRSVPRAQPVVDAAERLGVELRPTDWVGAVDLQADVVVSTVPAGVADALVEAVLSAPGVLLDVVYSPWPTPLAAAWERAGGTVVSGLEMLLHQAAAQVRLMTGLEPPLDAMRAALPRQD encoded by the coding sequence GTGAGAACGACGCCTGAGACTGGGGGGCCGGGTCGGGGACGGCGCCGGGCGGCGGTGCTCGGGCACCCGGTGGCGCACTCGCTGTCGCCGGCGCTGCACCGGGCGGCGTACGCGGCGCTCGGACTGGACTGGACCTACGACGCGGTCGACGTCGACGTGCCGGACCTGCCCCGTTTCGTCCGGGGACTGGACGACTCGTGGGCGGGGCTGTCGCTGACGATGCCGCTCAAGCAGGCGGTCGTGCCGCTGTGCTCGCAGCTGTCGCCGCTGGCCGAGGCGCTCGGGGTTGTCAACACGGTGACCTTTGCGGCCGACCGGTCGCTGGTGGGGGACAACACGGACGTCGAGGGGATCGTGGTTGCGCTGCGCTCGGCCGGGGTGTTGCCGGTGACGTCAGCGGTCGTGGTCGGCGGGGGAGCGACGGCGGTGTCGGCGGTGGCGGCGCTCGGGGAGCTCGGGTGCTCGTCGACGGCCCTGCTGGTCCGGTCGGTGCCACGGGCACAGCCGGTGGTGGACGCCGCCGAGCGGCTGGGCGTGGAACTGCGGCCCACCGACTGGGTCGGCGCCGTGGACCTGCAGGCGGACGTCGTGGTCTCCACCGTCCCGGCGGGAGTGGCGGACGCGCTCGTCGAGGCAGTGCTGTCGGCGCCCGGCGTGCTCCTGGACGTCGTGTACTCGCCATGGCCGACGCCGCTCGCGGCCGCGTGGGAGCGCGCCGGCGGCACGGTGGTCAGCGGCCTGGAGATGCTGCTGCACCAAGCGGCCGCCCAGGTTCGGCTGATGACCGGCCTCGAGCCGCCGCTCGACGCCATGCGCGCGGCGCTGCCCCGCCAGGACTGA
- the mltG gene encoding endolytic transglycosylase MltG → MTARKLPLSELPNVADDEADVAERSRLRRRRRRQRQRRTAIVLVVVVALFGTAAYLVWDNIARPVVAGFFESNDYEGAGSGTVQVQIEAGDSGRAIGQTLQESDVVKSGDAFVEATRSEPRAASIQPGTYELRAQMSAQAALSLLLDPTSRVSIRAAVPEGLRKEQVFERLQEATGIPVADLEAAATSGEVGLPAEAEGDPEGYLFPATYELEPDVTATEVITQMVNRHRQAMESVGVPEELRREVLIRASLIEKEAQLDEDFTKVARVIANRLEIGMPLQLDSTVNYVTGKGGITTTPEDRETDSPYNTYRYPGLPPGPISSPGEKALAAALNPAEGDWLYFVAVNPETGETRFAETAEEHAQNVELFRQWLRENDA, encoded by the coding sequence ATGACCGCGAGGAAGTTGCCGCTCTCGGAGCTGCCGAACGTCGCCGACGACGAGGCGGACGTCGCGGAGCGCTCCCGGCTGCGGCGCCGCAGGCGGCGCCAGCGCCAGCGCCGGACGGCGATCGTGCTCGTCGTCGTGGTCGCCCTGTTCGGGACCGCCGCGTACCTGGTGTGGGACAACATCGCCAGGCCGGTGGTCGCCGGGTTCTTCGAGTCCAACGACTACGAGGGGGCCGGCAGCGGCACCGTTCAGGTGCAGATCGAGGCGGGCGACTCCGGGCGGGCGATCGGGCAGACCCTGCAGGAGTCGGACGTCGTGAAGTCCGGCGACGCCTTCGTCGAGGCGACCCGCAGCGAGCCGCGGGCGGCGTCCATCCAGCCCGGGACGTACGAGCTGCGCGCGCAGATGTCGGCCCAGGCGGCGCTCTCGTTGCTGCTGGACCCGACGTCTCGGGTGTCGATCCGGGCGGCGGTCCCCGAGGGGCTGCGCAAGGAGCAGGTGTTCGAGCGGCTGCAGGAGGCCACCGGCATCCCGGTGGCGGACCTGGAGGCGGCCGCGACGTCCGGTGAGGTCGGGCTGCCGGCGGAGGCCGAGGGTGACCCCGAGGGGTACCTGTTCCCGGCGACGTACGAGTTGGAGCCGGACGTCACCGCCACCGAGGTCATCACCCAGATGGTGAACCGGCACCGGCAGGCGATGGAGTCCGTCGGCGTGCCCGAGGAGCTGCGCCGGGAGGTGCTCATCAGGGCCAGCCTCATCGAGAAGGAGGCCCAGCTCGACGAGGACTTCACCAAGGTGGCGCGGGTGATCGCCAACCGGCTCGAGATCGGGATGCCGCTGCAGCTTGACTCGACGGTCAACTACGTGACCGGCAAGGGCGGCATCACGACCACCCCGGAGGACCGGGAGACCGACTCGCCGTACAACACGTACAGGTACCCCGGGCTGCCACCGGGCCCGATCAGCTCGCCGGGGGAGAAGGCACTGGCCGCGGCGCTCAACCCGGCCGAGGGCGACTGGCTGTACTTCGTCGCGGTGAACCCCGAGACCGGAGAGACGCGGTTCGCTGAGACCGCCGAGGAGCACGCGCAGAACGTCGAGCTGTTCCGCCAGTGGCTGCGTGAGAACGACGCCTGA
- a CDS encoding IS1380 family transposase, producing the protein MKPSHTIRPVFDDPNLVSSAGLVPALRLAETAGLYDLLEEVTVPSPNAAVKAACVVAGMLAGADCIDDMDLLRHGGMTKVFGGVRAPSTLGTFLRSFTHGHVQQLDKVNARLVAGLAVRVPGLLAGADTGGIATVDVDDTVREVHGYAKQGAAFGYTKQRGLNIQLATVSTPLAAPVIAGARLRSGNTASATGAGRLLAQGITTARAAGVRGRILARADSAYYGWAFVGTAIRHQAWFSVTARMTKTVTAAIASIPADAWQPIEYPDAIYDEAEQRWVSHAEVAEIPFTAFTSRRRGEHVTCRLIVRRVKRLQPFACDGTEQGELFATYRHHAFITNSTFSTIEADERHRDHAIVEQVIAELKDNALAHLPSGRYAANAAWVALAVIAFNLARATAVAADMAKARWASLRTKIIAVPARIATTARRLDLHLPRDWPWAPGWESLWTAATGPPTLATT; encoded by the coding sequence GTGAAACCTTCTCACACGATCCGGCCGGTCTTCGATGACCCGAACCTGGTGTCGTCGGCGGGCCTGGTCCCTGCGTTGCGGCTGGCCGAGACCGCCGGCCTGTACGACCTCCTGGAGGAGGTGACGGTGCCTTCGCCGAACGCTGCGGTGAAGGCGGCGTGCGTGGTGGCCGGGATGCTGGCCGGCGCGGACTGCATCGATGACATGGACCTGCTGCGGCACGGCGGGATGACGAAGGTGTTCGGTGGGGTCCGCGCGCCCTCCACGCTGGGCACGTTCCTGCGGTCGTTCACCCACGGGCACGTCCAGCAGCTCGACAAGGTCAACGCCAGGCTGGTGGCGGGCCTGGCGGTGCGGGTCCCGGGCCTGCTGGCCGGCGCGGACACCGGCGGGATCGCCACGGTCGATGTCGATGACACCGTGCGGGAGGTCCACGGCTACGCCAAGCAGGGCGCCGCGTTCGGGTACACCAAGCAGCGTGGCCTGAACATCCAGCTCGCCACGGTCTCGACCCCGCTGGCCGCGCCGGTGATCGCCGGCGCGAGGCTCCGGTCGGGGAACACCGCCTCGGCCACGGGCGCGGGCCGGCTGCTGGCCCAGGGGATCACCACCGCCCGCGCCGCTGGCGTGAGGGGCCGGATCCTGGCCCGGGCGGACTCGGCCTACTACGGGTGGGCGTTCGTCGGCACCGCGATCAGGCACCAGGCGTGGTTCTCGGTCACCGCCCGGATGACCAAGACCGTCACCGCAGCGATCGCCAGCATCCCCGCCGACGCGTGGCAGCCGATCGAGTACCCGGACGCGATCTACGACGAGGCCGAGCAGCGGTGGGTCTCCCACGCCGAGGTCGCCGAGATCCCGTTCACCGCGTTCACCTCCCGCCGCAGGGGCGAGCACGTCACCTGCCGGCTCATCGTCCGCCGCGTGAAACGCCTCCAGCCGTTCGCCTGCGATGGGACCGAGCAGGGCGAGCTGTTCGCCACCTACCGCCACCACGCCTTCATCACCAACAGCACGTTCTCGACCATCGAGGCCGACGAACGTCACCGCGACCACGCGATCGTCGAGCAGGTCATCGCCGAGCTCAAAGACAACGCCCTGGCCCACCTGCCCAGCGGACGATACGCGGCGAACGCCGCCTGGGTCGCCCTGGCAGTGATCGCGTTCAACCTGGCCCGCGCCACCGCCGTCGCAGCAGACATGGCCAAGGCCAGATGGGCCAGCCTGCGCACCAAGATCATCGCCGTCCCCGCCAGGATCGCCACCACCGCCCGCAGGCTCGACCTCCACCTGCCCCGCGACTGGCCCTGGGCACCCGGATGGGAGTCGCTGTGGACGGCCGCGACCGGCCCACCCACCCTGGCAACGACCTGA
- the ltrA gene encoding group II intron reverse transcriptase/maturase, whose product MSTESGKSFDIPKREVMVAWEQVRANRGAPGVDGVTIEAFESDLRNNLYKIWNRMSAGSYFPPPVRLVEIPKSGSGTRVLGVPTVADRVAQTVVANYLMGRVERTFHPDSYGYRPRRSAHDALEVTRRRCQEKAWVVDCDIQGFFDNVDHDLMIKAVAANTDQGWVLLYVRRWLSAPLRHDDGTMVARDRGTPQGSAVSPVLANLFLHYAFDLWMSREFPGIKFARYVDDIVIHAQTQRQAEQIKQRVMDRMVEVGLRLHPDKTKIVYCRDARRTAPFAVTSFVFLGFLFSGRPVRGKDRQHRLVFLPQPSPAALKRMGTEVRRWQLHHRITAGLSPDPPTGFGGVSVA is encoded by the coding sequence ATGTCAACGGAATCGGGGAAGTCGTTTGACATCCCGAAGCGTGAGGTCATGGTGGCCTGGGAGCAGGTGCGGGCTAACAGGGGCGCTCCTGGTGTGGATGGAGTGACCATCGAGGCGTTCGAGTCGGATCTGAGGAACAATCTGTACAAGATCTGGAATCGGATGTCCGCGGGGTCATACTTCCCGCCCCCGGTGCGGCTGGTGGAGATACCGAAGTCCGGTTCGGGCACCCGGGTCCTTGGGGTGCCGACCGTGGCCGACCGCGTGGCGCAGACGGTGGTTGCTAACTACCTGATGGGGCGAGTGGAGCGGACGTTCCACCCGGACTCCTACGGGTACCGGCCACGCCGTTCGGCGCATGACGCGCTCGAGGTGACCCGGCGGCGGTGTCAGGAGAAGGCGTGGGTTGTTGACTGCGACATCCAGGGCTTCTTCGACAACGTCGACCATGACCTGATGATCAAGGCGGTGGCGGCCAACACCGATCAGGGCTGGGTGCTGTTGTACGTGCGACGGTGGCTGTCGGCGCCGCTGCGCCATGATGACGGCACCATGGTGGCGCGGGACCGTGGGACCCCCCAAGGGTCGGCGGTCTCGCCGGTGCTGGCCAACCTGTTTCTGCACTATGCGTTCGATCTGTGGATGTCACGGGAGTTCCCGGGTATCAAGTTTGCCCGGTACGTCGATGACATCGTGATTCATGCGCAGACCCAGCGGCAGGCCGAGCAGATCAAACAGCGCGTGATGGACAGGATGGTCGAGGTCGGGCTCCGGCTGCATCCGGACAAGACCAAGATCGTGTACTGCCGGGATGCACGGAGAACGGCGCCGTTCGCGGTGACGTCCTTCGTGTTCCTGGGGTTCTTGTTCTCCGGGCGGCCGGTACGGGGTAAGGACCGACAGCACCGCTTGGTGTTCCTTCCCCAGCCGAGTCCGGCGGCGCTGAAACGGATGGGCACAGAGGTCCGGAGGTGGCAGCTGCACCACCGGATCACTGCTGGTCTCAGCCCTGATCCACCGACCGGGTTCGGCGGTGTGAGCGTGGCGTAG
- a CDS encoding maturase, which produces MEEPAQAGGPATPTTPTDLIRPPKPPKPNQRGGSGLSDLAEWINPIVRGWHQYYGRFTPSVMRAFLARINTYLMRWARGKYRRLRGYWALTRWWKRVQRENPGLFYHWGITRAHQVTR; this is translated from the coding sequence GTGGAAGAGCCGGCACAGGCCGGCGGACCAGCCACGCCCACGACACCGACCGACCTCATCAGGCCACCGAAACCACCCAAGCCGAATCAGCGCGGTGGATCAGGGCTCAGTGATCTGGCCGAGTGGATCAACCCCATCGTCAGGGGCTGGCACCAGTATTACGGACGGTTCACACCGTCGGTGATGCGGGCGTTCCTGGCGCGCATCAATACCTACTTGATGCGCTGGGCACGTGGGAAATACCGGCGACTGCGCGGGTACTGGGCGCTGACTCGGTGGTGGAAACGGGTCCAACGGGAAAACCCTGGACTCTTCTACCACTGGGGCATCACCCGGGCGCACCAGGTGACGAGATGA
- the alaS gene encoding alanine--tRNA ligase, which produces MQTAEIRRRWLRYFESKGHAVVPSASLVTDDPNLLFTVAGMVPFIPYLTGQQTPPWPRATSVQKCVRTLDIDEVGKTTRHGTFFQMNGNFSFGDYFKEGAITYAWDLVTTSQADGGYGFDEDKIWVTVYEDDDEAFELWQRIAGLPESRIQRRGRKDNYWHTGQPGPGGPCSEIYVDRGPEYGREGGPVVDEERYLEIWNLVFMQYELDDVRSKEDFRIVKELPAKNIDTGMGLERVAFLLQGVDNMYEIDEVYPVIDRAAELAGKRYGRHHEDDVRLRVVADHVRSALMLIGDGVTPSNEARGYVLRRLMRRAIRSMRLLGVDTTTMPELLTVSRDAMKASYPELERDWNRISSVAYAEEEAFLRTLSAGTTILDVAVKQAKDAAPAGHAVLSGDKAFQLHDTYGFPIDLTLEMAAEQGVEVDAEGFRRLMTEQRERAKQDARAKKTGRVDTSVYRALADTLGRSVEFTGYDEVVSEARVAGLLVNGAASAAARAGDTVEVVLDRTPFYAEGGGQLADGGRIVLGDSAGGEAVVEVDDVQSPITGLIVHRARVLSGEVTVGSPAQAVVDVQRRRSISRAHTATHMVHKAIREALGDTATQAGSENAPGRFRFDFNATSAVPPSVLDEVEHRVNELLAEDLEVHAEVMSQQQAIAAGAMALFGEKYGDEVRVVSVGEWARELCGGTHAQRSGQLGLVKLLGESSIGAGVRRVEALVGVDAYSYLAREHALVGQLTQMLKARPEELTDRVGGMLEQLRAADKQLAEVRRQQVLAAAGRLAEGARDVYGVSVVTHDAGQTGADDVRSLVLDVRSRLGDVRPSVVAVAGTAKGRPVVVVATNAEARRWGVRAGDLVRVAAQVLGGGGGGKDDVAQGGGTDAGKIGEALTRLEHAVGETVTART; this is translated from the coding sequence ATGCAGACCGCCGAGATCCGCCGCCGCTGGCTGCGCTACTTCGAGAGCAAGGGCCACGCCGTCGTCCCCAGCGCCTCGCTGGTCACCGACGACCCGAACCTGCTGTTCACGGTCGCCGGGATGGTCCCGTTCATCCCGTACCTGACCGGGCAGCAGACCCCGCCGTGGCCGCGGGCCACGAGCGTGCAGAAGTGCGTGCGGACCCTCGACATCGACGAGGTCGGCAAGACCACCCGTCACGGCACGTTCTTCCAGATGAACGGGAACTTCTCGTTCGGGGACTACTTCAAGGAAGGCGCGATCACCTACGCCTGGGACCTCGTCACGACGTCCCAGGCCGACGGCGGCTACGGCTTCGACGAGGACAAGATCTGGGTCACCGTCTACGAGGACGACGACGAGGCCTTCGAGCTGTGGCAGCGGATCGCCGGCCTGCCGGAGTCCCGCATCCAGCGCCGCGGCCGCAAGGACAACTACTGGCACACCGGCCAGCCGGGCCCGGGCGGGCCGTGCAGCGAGATCTACGTCGACCGCGGCCCGGAGTACGGCCGGGAGGGCGGCCCGGTCGTCGACGAGGAGCGCTACCTCGAGATCTGGAACCTCGTGTTCATGCAGTACGAGCTCGACGACGTCCGCTCCAAGGAGGACTTCCGCATCGTCAAGGAGCTCCCGGCGAAGAACATCGACACCGGGATGGGCCTGGAGCGTGTCGCGTTCCTGCTCCAGGGCGTCGACAACATGTACGAGATCGACGAGGTGTACCCGGTGATCGACCGGGCCGCCGAGCTCGCCGGCAAGCGCTACGGCCGTCACCACGAGGACGACGTCCGGCTGCGGGTCGTCGCCGACCACGTCCGCAGCGCGCTCATGCTGATCGGCGACGGCGTGACCCCCTCGAACGAGGCCCGCGGGTACGTGCTGCGCCGGCTGATGCGCCGGGCGATCCGCTCGATGCGCCTGCTCGGCGTCGACACCACGACGATGCCCGAGCTGCTCACCGTCTCCCGGGACGCGATGAAGGCGTCCTACCCGGAGCTCGAGCGGGACTGGAACCGCATCTCCTCGGTCGCCTACGCAGAGGAGGAGGCGTTCCTGCGCACGCTGAGCGCCGGGACGACGATCCTGGACGTCGCGGTCAAGCAGGCCAAGGATGCCGCCCCGGCCGGGCACGCCGTCCTCAGCGGCGACAAGGCGTTCCAGCTGCACGACACCTACGGCTTCCCCATCGACCTCACCTTGGAGATGGCCGCCGAGCAGGGCGTCGAGGTGGACGCCGAGGGGTTTCGCCGGCTGATGACCGAGCAGCGCGAGCGGGCCAAGCAGGACGCGCGGGCGAAGAAGACCGGCCGCGTGGACACCTCGGTGTACCGGGCGCTGGCCGACACCCTGGGCCGGTCGGTGGAGTTCACCGGCTACGACGAGGTGGTCTCCGAGGCCCGGGTCGCCGGGCTGCTCGTCAACGGTGCGGCGTCCGCGGCGGCGCGGGCCGGGGACACCGTCGAGGTCGTCCTGGACCGCACCCCGTTCTACGCCGAGGGCGGCGGCCAGCTCGCCGACGGGGGCCGGATCGTCCTGGGGGACAGCGCCGGCGGCGAGGCGGTCGTCGAGGTGGACGACGTCCAGTCGCCGATCACCGGGCTCATCGTCCACCGGGCCCGGGTGCTGTCCGGCGAGGTGACCGTCGGGTCCCCGGCCCAGGCCGTCGTCGACGTCCAGCGGCGCCGGTCGATCAGCCGCGCGCACACCGCGACGCACATGGTGCACAAGGCGATCCGCGAGGCGCTCGGTGACACCGCCACCCAGGCCGGCTCGGAGAACGCGCCGGGCCGGTTCCGGTTCGACTTCAACGCCACCTCCGCCGTCCCGCCGTCCGTGCTCGACGAGGTGGAGCACCGGGTCAACGAGCTGCTCGCCGAGGACCTCGAGGTGCACGCCGAGGTGATGAGCCAGCAGCAGGCGATCGCGGCCGGTGCGATGGCACTGTTCGGGGAGAAGTACGGCGACGAGGTCCGGGTCGTGTCGGTCGGGGAGTGGGCCCGCGAGCTGTGCGGCGGCACCCACGCCCAGCGCTCCGGCCAGCTCGGCCTGGTCAAGCTGCTCGGGGAGTCCTCGATCGGGGCCGGCGTCCGGCGGGTGGAGGCGCTCGTCGGCGTCGACGCCTACTCCTACCTGGCCCGCGAGCACGCCCTGGTTGGCCAGCTCACCCAGATGCTCAAGGCACGTCCCGAGGAGCTCACCGACCGGGTCGGCGGGATGCTCGAGCAGCTCAGGGCCGCCGACAAGCAGCTCGCCGAGGTCCGCCGCCAGCAGGTGCTCGCCGCGGCCGGGCGGCTCGCCGAGGGGGCCCGCGACGTGTACGGCGTCAGCGTCGTCACCCACGACGCCGGGCAGACCGGCGCGGACGACGTCCGCTCGCTGGTCCTGGACGTGCGCAGCCGGCTCGGGGACGTCCGGCCGAGCGTCGTGGCGGTGGCCGGGACGGCGAAGGGCCGGCCGGTGGTGGTCGTCGCGACGAACGCCGAGGCCCGCCGGTGGGGGGTGCGGGCCGGGGACCTGGTCCGGGTGGCGGCGCAGGTGCTCGGCGGTGGGGGCGGCGGCAAGGACGACGTCGCCCAGGGCGGGGGCACCGACGCCGGCAAGATCGGTGAGGCGCTGACGCGGCTGGAGCACGCGGTCGGCGAGACGGTGACCGCCCGCACGTGA
- the tadA gene encoding Flp pilus assembly complex ATPase component TadA: protein MKQLSDILLEDGLINESQLAAAYDEHQRLGRSLGRVLVEQGALTEGQLVAALASQIGLDFVDLTDAPIDGSALARVPAALCRRHTVMPVGYDDAGRLVVAMADPGNVFALDDIRQLTGLEVRPVVATREDLLAAIDRYYRADADFDELTSELERPEDTEDELSRMREIVEDAPIVKYVNLLITQAIQDRASDIHIEPTEHDLRIRYRIDGVLHEVMRSPKQIASGVTSRLKIMADIDIAERRVPQDGRLSVNAHGRKIDLRVATLPTVWGEKIVMRILDNSTALLDLADLGFSAENFARYEKSFTKPYGMILVTGPTGSGKSTTLYATLNIVSRPEINVITVEDPVEYRLAGINQVQVNTKAGLTFAGALRSILRSDPDVVLIGEIRDHETAQIAIEASLTGHLVLSTLHTNDAPSAITRLTEMGIEPFLVGSATDAVLAQRLARRLCTKCKEPYRPSEEELLGARFPWLPGEEVPTLYRPVGCPSCAKTGYKGRLALHEVMTVSEEIERLAVARSSATEITDVARRQGMVALRDDGWAKVVQGVTSVEEILRVVV, encoded by the coding sequence GTGAAGCAGCTCAGCGACATCCTGCTCGAGGACGGCCTGATCAACGAGAGCCAGCTCGCCGCCGCCTACGACGAGCACCAGCGGCTCGGCCGCTCGCTCGGCCGGGTGCTCGTCGAGCAGGGCGCGCTCACCGAGGGGCAGCTCGTCGCCGCGCTCGCCAGCCAGATCGGCCTGGACTTCGTCGACCTCACCGACGCCCCGATCGACGGGTCAGCCCTGGCCCGGGTCCCGGCCGCCCTGTGCCGCCGGCACACGGTGATGCCGGTCGGTTACGACGACGCCGGCCGGCTCGTCGTCGCGATGGCCGACCCGGGCAACGTCTTCGCCCTCGACGACATCCGCCAGCTCACCGGCCTGGAGGTGCGGCCGGTCGTCGCCACCCGCGAGGACCTGCTGGCGGCGATCGACCGCTACTACCGGGCCGACGCCGACTTCGACGAGCTGACCAGCGAGCTCGAGCGTCCCGAGGACACCGAGGACGAGCTCTCCCGGATGCGGGAGATCGTCGAGGACGCCCCGATCGTCAAGTACGTCAACCTGCTCATCACCCAGGCGATCCAGGACCGCGCGTCCGACATCCACATCGAGCCGACCGAGCACGACCTGCGCATCCGGTACCGCATCGACGGCGTGCTGCACGAGGTGATGCGCTCGCCGAAGCAGATCGCCAGCGGCGTCACCTCCCGGCTGAAGATCATGGCCGACATCGACATCGCCGAGCGACGCGTCCCCCAGGACGGCCGGCTGTCGGTCAACGCCCACGGCCGCAAGATCGACCTGCGGGTGGCGACGCTGCCGACCGTGTGGGGCGAGAAGATCGTCATGCGGATCCTCGACAACTCCACCGCGCTGCTCGACCTGGCCGACCTGGGGTTCAGCGCCGAGAACTTCGCCCGCTACGAGAAGAGCTTCACCAAGCCCTACGGGATGATCCTCGTCACCGGGCCGACCGGGTCGGGCAAGTCGACGACCCTGTACGCGACCCTCAACATCGTCAGCCGCCCGGAGATCAACGTCATCACGGTCGAGGACCCGGTGGAGTACCGGCTGGCCGGCATCAACCAGGTCCAGGTCAACACCAAGGCCGGGCTCACCTTCGCCGGCGCCCTCCGGTCGATCCTGCGCTCGGACCCGGACGTCGTCCTGATCGGCGAGATCCGCGACCACGAGACCGCGCAGATCGCCATCGAGGCCTCGCTCACCGGCCACCTCGTGCTGTCCACCCTGCACACCAACGACGCGCCGTCGGCGATCACCCGGCTCACCGAGATGGGCATCGAGCCGTTCCTCGTCGGGTCCGCCACGGACGCCGTTCTCGCCCAGCGCCTCGCCCGCCGGCTGTGCACCAAGTGCAAGGAGCCCTACCGGCCGAGCGAGGAGGAGCTGCTGGGCGCCCGGTTCCCGTGGCTGCCGGGGGAGGAGGTGCCGACCCTGTACCGGCCGGTGGGCTGCCCGTCGTGCGCGAAGACCGGGTACAAGGGCCGGCTCGCCCTGCACGAGGTGATGACGGTGAGCGAGGAGATCGAGCGCCTCGCCGTCGCCCGGTCCTCGGCGACTGAGATCACGGACGTCGCCCGCCGGCAGGGCATGGTCGCCCTGCGGGACGACGGGTGGGCCAAGGTCGTCCAGGGCGTCACCTCGGTCGAGGAGATCCTCCGCGTCGTCGTGTGA